The Camelina sativa cultivar DH55 chromosome 14, Cs, whole genome shotgun sequence genome includes a window with the following:
- the LOC104739432 gene encoding calreticulin-3 — MVLPQKKLCSFSIFLFFLLSIAPLAFSEIFLEEHFEGGWKSRWVLSDWKRNEGKAGTFKHTAGKWPGDPDNKGIQTYNDAKHYAISAKIPEFSNKNRTLVVQYSVKIEQDIECGGAYIKLLSGYVNQKQFGGDTPYSLMFGPDICGTQTKKLHVILSYQGQNYPIKKDLQCETDKLNHFYTFILRPDASYSVLVDNKEREFGSMYTDWDILPPRKIKVKNAKKPEDWDDREYIDDPNDVKPEGYDSIPREIPDRKAKEPEDWDEEENGLWEPPKIPNPAYKGPWKAKRIKNPNYKGKWKTQWIDNPEFEDDPDLYVLKPIKYAGIEVWQVKAGSIFDNILICDDPQYARGIVDDYFDQHRESEKELFAEAEKERKAREDEEARKAREEGERRRKERDHRYGDRRRRYKRPNPRDYMDDYHDEL; from the exons GTGGATGGAAAAGCAGGTGGGTCTTGTCTGATTGGAAAAGAAACGAAGGCAAAGCTGGAACCTTTAAGCACACTGCCGGCAAATGGCCCGGCGATCCTGACAATAAAG GTATCCAGACCTATAATGATGCCAAGCATTATGCAATTTCTGCAAAGATTCCTGAGTTTAGCAACAAAAACCGGACTCTTGTTGTCCAGTACTCAGTCAAGATTGAACAAGACATAGAATGTGGTGGCGCTTACATCAAGCTCCTCTCTGGCTATGTTAACCAGAAGCAGTTTGGTGGTGATACTCCTTACAG TCTAATGTTTGGACCAGATATATGCGGAACGCAGACAAAGAAACTTCATGTTATTCTTTCGTATCAGGGACAAAATTATCCGATTAAAAAGGATTTGCAATGTGAAACAGacaaattaaatcatttttacacatttattcTGCGGCCTGATGCTTCTTACAGCGTTCTGGTCgataataaagagagagaatttGGCAGTATGTACACAGACTGGGACATCCTTCCTCCAAGGAAGATAAAAGTCAAGAATGCAAAGAAG CCAGAGGACTGGGATGATAGAGAATATATCGATGACCCCAACGATGTCAAACCCGAG GGTTATGATTCTATTCCGCGTGAAATTCCAGATCGTAAAGCTAAAGAG CCTGAAGACTGGGACGAGGAAGAAAACGGTCTCTGGGAACCCCCTAAGATCCCAAATCCTGCTTACAAAGGTCCTTGGAAAGCAAAG AGGATCAAAAACCCAAACTACAAGGGAAAATGGAAGACCCAATGGATAGATAACCCAG AATTTGAAGATGATCCAGATCTTTATGTTCTGAAGCCTATTAAATATGCAGGCATTGAAGTGTGGCAG GTGAAGGCTGGTTCTATCTTTGACAATATCTTGATCTGCGATGACCCGCAATATGCAAGAGGCATCGTGGACGACTATTTTGACCAGCACAGGGAG TCTGAGAAGGAGTTATTTGCGGAagctgagaaagaaagaaaagctagaGAGGATGAG GAAGCTAGAAAAGCACGGGAAGAAGGAGAGCGTAGAAGGAAGGAAAGGGACCACCGGTATGGAGACAGGAGGAGGCGTTACAAACGT CCCAATCCACGTGATTACATGGATGATTACCAT GACGAGCTGTAA
- the LOC104739431 gene encoding aluminum-activated malate transporter 2, with product MEKVREIVREGRRVGNEDPRRVVHAFKVGLALAFVSSFYYYQPLYDNFGVNAMWAVMTVVVVFEFSVGATLGKGINRAVATLVAGGLGIGAHHLASLSGPTVEPILLAIFVFIQAALSTFVRFFPRVKARYDYGVLIFILTFALISVSGFREDEILDLAHKRLSTVMMGGVSCVLISIFVCPVWAGQDLHSLLASNFDTLAHFLQEFGDEYFEATEDGDIKEVEKRRRNLERYKSVLNSKSNEEALANFAKWEPRHSVFRFRHPWKQYLAVGALLRQCAYRIDALNSYINSDMQIPMDVKKKLEEPLRRMSSESGKSMKEMSISLKKMTNSYTSDIHVVNSQSACKTLSTLLKSGILNDVEPLQMISLMTTVSLLIDIVNLTEKISESVHELASAAKFKNKMKSSSKSDAGSTTSAVPIKSYEGDSDDHHHVVTILGDVVTSNNEGQSHGESSVDSCHHVAIEINDDDSIHDKHEEDSNIHVQTSRVSCGHTNASDLLNSGDIKKIII from the exons ATggagaaagtgagagagatagtGAGAGAAGGGAGGCGAGTAGGGAATGAAGATCCGAGAAGAGTAGTTCATGCTTTCAAAGTGGGACTTGCTCTTGCGTTTGTCTCTTCCTTTTATTATTACCAACCTCTCTACGATAACTTCGGTGTCAATGCAATGTGGGCTGTCATGACCGTAGTTGTCGTTTTTGAATTCTCTGTAG GGGCTACGCTTGGGAAAGGAATTAATAGAGCAGTGGCAACATTAGTAGCAGGAGGACTAGGGATTGGAGCGCATCACCTAGCAAGTTTGTCAGGTCCAACAGTAGAACCCATTCTTCTCGCCATCTTTGTTTTTATCCAAG CTGCATTGTCGACGTTCGTGAGGTTCTTCCCGCGGGTGAAGGCAAGATATGATTATGGGGTATTGATATTCATATTGACGTTCGCACTGATATCAGTGTCGGGGTTTAGAGAGGACGAGATATTGGATTTGGCACATAAGAGACTATCGACAGTGATGATGGGAGGAGTTAGTTGCGTACTTATCTCTATCTTTGTCTGCCCTGTCTGGGCAGGACAAGACCTTCATTCTCTTCTTGCCTCCAACTTTGACACACTTGCCCACTTCCTTCAag AATTTGGAGACGAATATTTTGAAGCGACAGAGGATGGGGACATCAAAGAGGtggagaagaggagaaggaatCTTGAGAGATATAAAAGTGTTCTCAACTCAAAAAGCAATGAAGAAGCGTTG GCTAATTTCGCAAAATGGGAACCACGTCACAGTGTATTTAGATTTAGGCATCCATGGAAACAGTACCTTGCTGTGGGTGCATTACTCCGGCAATGTGCTTACCGGATTGATGCCTTGAATTCATACATCAACTCAGATATGCAG ATCCCAATGGACgtgaaaaaaaagttagaagaacCATTAAGAAGAATGAGCTCGGAGTCGGGGAAGTCAATGAAAGAAATGTCCATTTCattaaagaaaatgacaaaCTCATATACATCGGATATCCATGTAGTAAACTCACAATCTGCTTGCAAAACTCTTTCCACTTTACTTAAGTCAGGCATCTTAAACGATGTTGAGCCTCTTCAAATGATCTCATTGATGACTACAGTCTCTCTGCTCATTGACATTGTTAATTTAACGGAAAAGATCTCAGAATCCGTGCATGAGCTTGCATCCGCAGCTAAATTTAAGAACAAGATGAAGTCGTCGTCCAAGTCGGATGCCGGAAGCACTACTAGTGCCGTGCCAATCAAATCTTATGAAGGTGATagtgatgatcatcatcatgttgTTACGATTTTAGGTGATGTTGTTACATCAAACAATGAGGGTCAATCGCATGGGGAGAGTTCAGTGGATTCCTGTCATCATGTCGCCATAGAGATTAACGATGATGATTCGATCCATGACAAACATGAAGAAGATAGTAATATACATGTACAGACGAGTCGTGTATCATGTGGGCACACTAATGCTAGTGATCTTCTAAACAGTGGtgatataaagaaaataataatataa